In Gemmata obscuriglobus, a single genomic region encodes these proteins:
- a CDS encoding DUF1501 domain-containing protein, which yields MHNNDADQFCRRTRRELLWETGAGFGALGLTGLFHNDRLLANEAPKSAGTTFTNPMAPKAPMYPAKAKAVIFLFMYGGPSQVDTFDEKPELARLDGKTIPVKTFGRGGHKNTGRVVGPKYAFKNYGKCGKRVSDLFPNVGQCVDDIAFIHSMYAESPIHGSGLLMMNSGRLLSGSPCLGSWVTYGLGSVNENLPGFVVMLDHSGGPINGPKNWSSGYMPAAYQGVQIRADKTPIHDLAVAEGMTRAQQRDLLDRLKEKNQEHLAARQDNSELVARIASYELAYKMQEHAPEAVDFAKETEETKKLYGMDDKKTEDFGRKCLLARRLVERGVRFIQIYSGGNHNDHNWDAHGDLVKNHSLHAGATDKPIAGLLTDLKRRGLLDSTVVIWSGEFGRQPTAEYAQGTGRDHNAYGFTSWLAGGGIKGGVSVGTTDELGNFAVDDRFHVKNLHATVLHQMGLDPNKLTYFYGGLDQKLVGVEGAEPIKQII from the coding sequence ATGCACAATAACGACGCCGACCAGTTCTGCCGCCGGACGCGCCGCGAGCTCCTGTGGGAGACCGGGGCCGGGTTCGGCGCGCTCGGCCTTACCGGGCTGTTCCACAACGACAGGCTGCTGGCGAACGAGGCGCCGAAGTCCGCGGGCACCACGTTCACGAACCCGATGGCGCCCAAGGCCCCGATGTACCCGGCCAAGGCGAAGGCCGTCATCTTCCTGTTCATGTACGGCGGGCCGAGCCAGGTCGACACGTTCGACGAGAAGCCCGAACTGGCCCGGCTCGACGGGAAAACCATCCCGGTGAAGACGTTCGGCCGCGGCGGGCACAAGAACACCGGCCGCGTCGTCGGGCCGAAGTACGCGTTCAAGAACTACGGCAAGTGCGGCAAACGGGTCAGCGACCTGTTCCCCAACGTGGGGCAGTGCGTGGACGACATCGCGTTCATCCACTCCATGTACGCCGAGTCGCCGATCCACGGGTCCGGCCTGCTCATGATGAACAGCGGGCGGCTCCTGTCCGGCAGCCCGTGCCTCGGGAGCTGGGTCACCTACGGCCTGGGGAGCGTGAACGAGAACCTGCCCGGCTTCGTGGTAATGCTCGACCACAGCGGCGGCCCGATCAACGGCCCGAAGAACTGGTCCAGCGGGTACATGCCGGCCGCGTACCAGGGCGTGCAGATCCGCGCCGACAAGACCCCGATCCACGACCTCGCCGTGGCCGAGGGGATGACCCGCGCGCAGCAGCGGGACCTGCTCGACCGGCTCAAGGAGAAGAACCAGGAGCACCTCGCGGCGCGCCAGGACAACAGCGAGCTGGTGGCCCGCATCGCGAGCTACGAGCTGGCGTACAAGATGCAGGAGCACGCCCCCGAGGCCGTCGACTTCGCCAAGGAGACCGAGGAGACGAAGAAGCTGTACGGGATGGACGACAAGAAGACGGAAGACTTCGGCCGGAAGTGCCTGCTGGCCCGGCGGCTGGTGGAGCGCGGCGTGCGGTTCATCCAGATCTACTCCGGCGGCAACCACAACGACCACAACTGGGACGCGCACGGCGACCTGGTGAAGAACCACTCGCTGCACGCCGGCGCGACGGACAAGCCGATCGCCGGGCTGCTCACCGACCTGAAGCGCCGCGGGCTGCTGGACAGCACCGTCGTGATCTGGAGCGGCGAGTTCGGCCGCCAACCGACCGCGGAGTACGCCCAGGGCACCGGCCGCGACCACAACGCCTACGGGTTCACCTCGTGGCTGGCCGGCGGCGGGATCAAGGGCGGCGTGAGCGTGGGGACGACGGACGAGTTGGGCAACTTCGCGGTGGACGACCGGTTCCACGTCAAGAACCTGCACGCCACCGTGCTGCACCAGATGGGGCTGGACCCGAACAAGCTCACGTACTTCTACGGCGGGCTCGACCAGAAGCTGGTCGGCGTTGAAGGGGCCGAGCCGATCAAACAGATCATCTAA
- a CDS encoding type II toxin-antitoxin system VapC family toxin, which produces MTALDTDVLTELFAGNAVYERRLGAVAPAERFVPIVVAGEVVRGWLNAVRQAEAGKGRMSLEFAFGRLQESLTVIVPFALLPYTAAADALVRQWRAAKIRVGTNDLRIAAICVVHGATLATRNARDYAQVPGLTFDVWN; this is translated from the coding sequence ATGACGGCACTCGACACCGACGTGCTGACGGAACTCTTCGCCGGCAACGCGGTGTACGAGCGACGGCTCGGTGCCGTTGCTCCCGCCGAACGGTTTGTCCCGATCGTCGTTGCGGGGGAAGTCGTTCGTGGCTGGTTGAACGCCGTGCGACAGGCCGAAGCCGGCAAAGGGCGAATGAGTTTAGAATTCGCATTCGGACGCTTGCAGGAAAGCCTGACGGTTATAGTCCCGTTCGCGCTTCTGCCGTACACCGCCGCGGCCGATGCGCTGGTGCGTCAGTGGCGAGCGGCCAAGATCCGCGTTGGAACGAACGACCTCCGTATCGCCGCGATCTGTGTTGTCCACGGGGCCACGCTCGCGACCCGAAATGCCCGCGATTACGCTCAGGTGCCCGGGCTCACCTTCGACGTGTGGAACTAA
- a CDS encoding PSD1 and planctomycete cytochrome C domain-containing protein — translation MTSRISRTLALTGFAAALVAFAGGFRSRAADDKAAEPAPKFTAAQVSFYEKEVLPVLTQHCLKCHGADPAKLKGEFNLATRKGVLAGGESGPAVDLKAPADSLLLKTIHYKDDAAKMPPKGKMPDKDIATIEKWVKDGLPVPADRLGGAEKAAHKGVVTEEAKKYWAYQPVTRPAVPAVKDAGWVKTPIDAFVLAKLEAKGLKPVAPAEKAALIRRAAYDLTGLPPSPEEVDAFVADRSPDAYEKLIDRLLASPHYGEKWGRHWLDVVRFAETNGYERDGPKPFAWRYRDYVIKSFNDDKPYDQFVKEQLAGDEVPGYNPDAVIATGFYRLGIWDDEPADPLLAVFDGYDDIVSTVGQGFLGTTFNCARCHDHKADPIPAADYYKLVAFFRDIKPYSENRDVRSANSLSDITPPEQRAKYEEDLKKRMARAAEIKKLMEEIEENVIKTLPAEDQRASEGPDRPQVIERKVVPALKGAVKDGYAALKGERAELEKRTRPAGQQLALSVNNCERTPPTTHILVRGSPQAKGKEVKPGFPEVLGLPEPEIAPPKPGQKSSGRRTVLANWIASKDNPLTARVMVNRVWQYHFGRGIVDSANDFGKLGSAPTHPELLDWLAQELTGGEWKLKRLHKLIMMSSVYQLSARADAGNLKADPANNLLWRFNMRRLSGEEVRDSILAVSGALNLKMGGPSTYPKIPKEVLAGQSVPGQGWPTSPPDEGNRRSVYAHVKRSLRVPILVGFDQPDPDSSCPVRYVTTVPTQSLGLLNGEFANEQAEAFAKRLQKEAPDNVAAQIARAVRLTTGRVPSADEVKADAAFIAQLKEKHKLSDAQALTRYALLCLNANEFVYLD, via the coding sequence ATGACCTCACGCATCTCACGCACGCTCGCGCTCACCGGCTTCGCCGCGGCGCTGGTCGCGTTCGCCGGCGGGTTCCGCTCCCGCGCGGCCGACGACAAGGCGGCCGAGCCCGCGCCGAAGTTCACCGCCGCGCAGGTGAGCTTCTACGAGAAGGAGGTGCTGCCGGTGCTCACGCAGCACTGCCTCAAGTGCCACGGCGCCGACCCGGCGAAGCTGAAGGGCGAGTTCAACCTCGCCACCCGCAAGGGCGTGCTCGCCGGCGGGGAGAGCGGCCCGGCGGTCGATCTCAAAGCGCCCGCGGACAGCCTGCTGCTCAAGACGATCCACTACAAGGACGACGCGGCCAAGATGCCCCCGAAGGGCAAGATGCCCGACAAGGACATCGCGACCATCGAGAAGTGGGTGAAGGACGGGCTGCCGGTCCCGGCGGACCGGCTCGGCGGCGCCGAGAAGGCCGCGCACAAGGGCGTCGTCACCGAAGAGGCCAAGAAGTACTGGGCCTACCAGCCCGTCACGCGCCCGGCCGTGCCGGCGGTGAAGGACGCGGGGTGGGTGAAGACGCCGATCGACGCGTTCGTGCTGGCGAAGCTCGAAGCGAAGGGGCTGAAGCCGGTCGCGCCCGCGGAGAAGGCGGCGCTAATCCGCCGCGCCGCGTACGACCTCACCGGGCTGCCGCCGTCCCCGGAAGAGGTGGACGCGTTCGTCGCGGACCGGTCGCCCGACGCCTACGAGAAGCTGATCGACCGGCTGCTGGCCTCCCCGCACTACGGCGAGAAGTGGGGCCGGCACTGGCTCGACGTGGTGCGGTTCGCGGAGACCAACGGGTACGAGCGCGACGGCCCGAAGCCGTTCGCGTGGCGGTACCGCGACTACGTCATCAAGAGTTTCAACGACGACAAGCCGTACGACCAGTTCGTGAAGGAGCAGCTCGCGGGGGACGAGGTGCCGGGCTACAACCCCGACGCGGTGATCGCGACCGGGTTCTACCGGCTCGGCATCTGGGACGACGAGCCGGCCGACCCGCTGCTGGCCGTGTTCGACGGGTACGACGACATCGTGTCCACGGTGGGCCAGGGGTTCCTGGGCACCACCTTCAACTGCGCCCGGTGCCACGACCACAAGGCGGACCCGATCCCGGCCGCCGACTACTACAAGCTGGTCGCGTTCTTCCGGGACATCAAGCCGTACTCCGAGAACCGGGACGTGCGGTCCGCGAACAGCCTTTCGGACATCACCCCGCCGGAGCAGCGCGCGAAGTACGAGGAGGACCTCAAGAAGCGCATGGCCCGGGCGGCCGAGATCAAGAAGCTGATGGAGGAGATCGAGGAGAACGTCATCAAGACGCTGCCCGCCGAGGACCAGCGCGCCTCCGAGGGACCCGACCGGCCGCAGGTGATCGAGCGGAAGGTGGTCCCGGCCCTGAAGGGGGCGGTGAAGGACGGGTACGCGGCGCTCAAGGGCGAGCGCGCGGAGCTGGAAAAGCGGACCCGCCCGGCGGGCCAGCAGCTCGCGCTGTCGGTCAACAACTGCGAACGGACCCCGCCCACCACGCACATTCTGGTGCGCGGCTCGCCGCAGGCGAAGGGCAAGGAAGTGAAGCCCGGGTTCCCGGAGGTGCTGGGGCTGCCGGAGCCCGAGATCGCGCCGCCCAAGCCGGGCCAGAAGTCGAGCGGCCGGCGCACCGTGCTGGCGAACTGGATCGCGTCGAAGGACAACCCGCTCACCGCCCGGGTGATGGTGAACCGGGTGTGGCAGTACCACTTCGGCCGCGGGATCGTGGACAGCGCCAACGACTTCGGCAAGCTCGGCTCGGCCCCCACGCACCCCGAGCTGCTCGACTGGCTCGCTCAGGAGCTGACGGGCGGCGAGTGGAAGCTGAAGCGGCTCCACAAGCTCATCATGATGTCGAGCGTGTACCAACTGTCGGCCCGGGCCGACGCCGGCAACCTGAAGGCGGACCCCGCGAACAACCTCCTGTGGCGGTTCAACATGCGGCGCCTGTCGGGCGAGGAGGTGCGGGACTCGATCCTGGCGGTGAGCGGCGCGCTGAACCTGAAGATGGGCGGCCCGAGCACCTACCCGAAGATCCCGAAGGAGGTGCTGGCGGGCCAGTCCGTGCCGGGCCAGGGGTGGCCCACGTCGCCGCCGGACGAAGGGAACCGGCGCAGCGTGTACGCGCACGTCAAGCGGTCGCTGCGGGTGCCGATCCTGGTCGGGTTCGACCAGCCGGACCCGGACTCGAGCTGCCCGGTGCGGTACGTGACCACGGTGCCGACGCAGTCGCTCGGGCTGCTCAACGGCGAGTTCGCTAACGAGCAGGCCGAGGCGTTCGCGAAGCGGCTCCAGAAGGAGGCGCCCGACAACGTGGCGGCCCAGATCGCCCGCGCGGTGCGCCTCACCACCGGGCGGGTGCCGTCGGCGGACGAGGTGAAGGCGGACGCCGCGTTCATCGCCCAGTTGAAGGAGAAGCACAAGCTGAGTGACGCCCAGGCGCTCACGCGGTACGCCTTGCTGTGCCTGAACGCCAACGAGTTCGTTTACCTGGACTGA
- a CDS encoding PVC-type heme-binding CxxCH protein: MRVLLSLIALTFAAPAFAAEPAKLKVLFLGDTAGHRPTDRFKQLHPVFAARGIELTYTDKLDDLNAKTLGGYDALMIYANHTKISEEQEKALLEYVEGGKGFVPVHCASYCFLNSPKYVALVGAQFRSHGTGTFRTETVKADHPIMQGFKSFSSWDETYVHTKHNEKGRTVLEVRAEGDLKEPWTWVREQGRGRVFYTAWGHDARTWSHEGFHNLLERGLRWAVKQDPAAVGAYFDAPEMTKLPKDVKPFEYVDAKVPFYPARGERGGPLSKMQKPLSVEESLKHISTPVDFQVKVFVTEKELGGKPIATTWDEQGRLFVSVTVDYPNEMQPAGQGRDKIVVCEDADGDGVADKVTTFADKLSIATSLLPYAGGLIVHQAPVTLFLKDTDGDGKADVRQELFRGWSTGDTHAGPSNLRYGFDNWVYGAVGYAGFNGTVGGERHNFRQGFYRFKVEPAGAADAPLKVTKLEFLRSTNNNTWGLCFDESGELFGSTANGCPLVHMPIPNRYYEKVKGLAPTVLQNIAADNHIEPITEKVRQVDWHGGFTAASNIAVYTARTYPREYWNRTAFISEPTGHLTATMTLQPAGMSFRGKYGWNLVASDDEWCAPIDAQVGPDGHVWVVDWYAFIVQHNPTPAGFRNGKGNAYETELRDKVHGRIYRVVYTKAKDEKPFTLKGATPEKLVAALKHPNMTWRLHAQRLLAASATPETVGALIKALGDKSVDETGNNPGAVHALHTLAALGALDGKNEDAAKAVLAALAHPSAPVRTAAFAVLPREDKWFAQIPASALADADAKVRRAGLLALAELPQGGTGSAFALPRLVAATGDADANSPALLAAVARHSRALLAGAADLPDRAALLPLVETAARALADSDAAGLPGVLAAAARAKPAVAERIVAGLAAGWPAGRAAALTAAEEEAVGKLLGTLPAASRGRLVKLASTWGVKGIEAQLAELTKAAFATLADASAKDADRVAAAQQVIEFRPSDDEAAAKLLAAVTADASPALAGGIFEALGQSKAKGATVAVVAKLKDLPVGVRSAALQLVLAKTDSTKAFLDAVEKGQLRFDLLALDQRQALASHPDKEIGARARKILELGGGLPNADRQKVIEELKTALVRTGNVENGKKMFVAHCAKCHKHGSEGTAIGPELTGFGVHPREELMIAILDPSRSVEGNFKLYRLTTVDDRTVIGILGAQTGTSVELIDAEAKRHQFAKTDVVSMRETDKSLMPEGFEKVMKPEELTDLLEFLGQKGKYVPLPLDKAATVVSTKDMFFDAGGTAERLVFPDWKPKTFDGVPFVLVDPQGDKVKNVVLLNGPNGVVPPKMPKSVSLPFNGKAKAVHLLSGVGGWAAQQPARNGPVSMTVRLTYDDGKTEDHALRDGVHFADYIGKFDVPGSKLAFTLRGGQQVRYLSVTPNRPDAVVKTIELVKGSDRSAPIVVAVTVETP; the protein is encoded by the coding sequence ATGCGTGTCTTACTCTCTCTGATCGCGCTGACGTTCGCAGCGCCGGCGTTCGCGGCCGAACCCGCGAAACTGAAGGTGCTGTTCCTGGGCGACACCGCAGGGCACCGGCCCACGGACCGCTTCAAGCAGCTCCACCCGGTGTTCGCCGCGCGCGGCATCGAGCTGACCTACACCGACAAGCTCGACGACCTGAACGCCAAGACGCTCGGCGGGTACGACGCGCTCATGATCTACGCCAACCACACGAAGATCTCCGAGGAGCAGGAGAAGGCCCTGCTGGAGTACGTGGAGGGCGGCAAGGGGTTCGTGCCGGTTCACTGCGCGAGCTACTGCTTCCTGAACTCGCCGAAGTACGTCGCGCTGGTCGGGGCGCAGTTCCGCAGCCACGGCACCGGGACGTTCCGCACCGAGACCGTTAAGGCCGACCACCCGATCATGCAGGGGTTCAAGAGCTTCAGCAGTTGGGACGAGACGTACGTCCACACGAAGCACAACGAGAAGGGCCGCACGGTGCTGGAGGTGCGCGCCGAGGGCGACCTGAAGGAGCCGTGGACGTGGGTCCGCGAGCAGGGCCGGGGCCGCGTGTTCTACACCGCGTGGGGCCACGACGCCCGCACCTGGAGCCACGAGGGGTTCCACAACCTCCTCGAGCGCGGGCTGCGGTGGGCGGTGAAGCAGGACCCGGCGGCGGTGGGGGCCTACTTCGACGCCCCCGAAATGACGAAACTCCCGAAGGACGTGAAGCCGTTCGAGTACGTGGACGCGAAGGTGCCGTTCTACCCGGCCCGGGGCGAGCGCGGCGGCCCGCTCTCGAAGATGCAGAAGCCGCTATCTGTCGAGGAGAGCCTGAAGCACATCAGCACGCCGGTGGACTTCCAGGTCAAGGTGTTTGTCACCGAAAAGGAGCTGGGCGGTAAGCCGATCGCAACCACCTGGGACGAGCAGGGGCGGCTGTTCGTGTCGGTGACGGTGGACTACCCGAACGAGATGCAGCCCGCCGGGCAGGGCCGCGACAAGATCGTGGTGTGCGAGGACGCCGACGGCGACGGCGTCGCGGACAAGGTGACCACGTTCGCGGACAAGCTGAGCATCGCGACCAGCCTGTTGCCCTACGCGGGCGGGTTGATCGTCCACCAGGCGCCGGTCACGCTGTTCCTGAAGGACACCGACGGCGACGGCAAAGCCGACGTGCGCCAGGAGTTGTTCCGCGGGTGGAGCACCGGCGACACCCACGCCGGCCCGAGCAACCTGCGCTACGGGTTCGACAACTGGGTGTACGGGGCCGTCGGGTACGCCGGCTTCAACGGCACGGTCGGCGGCGAGCGGCACAACTTCCGCCAGGGGTTCTACCGGTTCAAGGTGGAGCCCGCCGGCGCCGCGGACGCGCCGCTGAAGGTGACCAAGCTCGAGTTCCTCCGCAGCACGAACAACAACACCTGGGGCCTGTGCTTCGACGAGAGCGGTGAGCTGTTCGGCAGCACCGCGAACGGGTGCCCGCTGGTCCACATGCCGATCCCGAACCGCTACTACGAGAAGGTGAAGGGCCTCGCGCCCACCGTGCTGCAAAACATCGCGGCCGACAACCACATCGAGCCGATCACCGAGAAGGTGCGGCAGGTGGACTGGCACGGCGGGTTCACCGCGGCGTCGAACATCGCGGTGTACACCGCCCGCACCTACCCGCGCGAGTACTGGAACCGGACCGCGTTCATCTCGGAACCGACCGGGCACCTGACGGCGACCATGACCCTTCAGCCGGCGGGGATGAGCTTCCGGGGCAAGTACGGCTGGAACCTAGTCGCGAGCGACGACGAGTGGTGCGCCCCGATCGACGCGCAGGTCGGCCCGGACGGGCACGTGTGGGTCGTGGACTGGTACGCGTTCATCGTGCAGCACAACCCGACCCCCGCGGGCTTCCGGAACGGCAAGGGGAACGCCTACGAGACCGAGCTGCGCGACAAGGTCCACGGCCGCATCTACCGCGTCGTGTACACCAAGGCGAAGGACGAGAAGCCGTTCACGCTGAAGGGCGCGACGCCCGAAAAGCTGGTGGCGGCGCTGAAGCACCCGAACATGACGTGGCGGCTGCACGCCCAGCGGCTCCTGGCGGCGAGCGCGACGCCCGAAACCGTCGGGGCGCTCATCAAGGCGCTGGGCGACAAGTCCGTTGACGAGACCGGCAACAACCCGGGCGCGGTCCACGCGCTCCACACGCTGGCGGCGCTCGGCGCGCTCGACGGCAAGAACGAGGACGCGGCGAAGGCGGTCCTCGCGGCACTGGCCCACCCGTCGGCGCCGGTGCGGACGGCCGCGTTCGCGGTGCTCCCGCGCGAGGACAAGTGGTTCGCGCAGATCCCCGCATCGGCCCTCGCCGACGCCGACGCGAAGGTGCGCCGGGCCGGGCTCCTGGCGCTGGCGGAGCTGCCGCAAGGTGGCACGGGTTCGGCGTTCGCGCTGCCCCGGCTGGTGGCGGCCACCGGGGACGCCGACGCGAACTCGCCGGCGCTGCTGGCCGCGGTCGCGCGGCACTCGCGGGCGCTCCTAGCCGGCGCGGCCGACCTGCCCGACCGGGCGGCACTGCTGCCGCTGGTGGAGACCGCCGCCCGCGCGCTGGCCGACTCCGACGCCGCCGGGCTGCCGGGCGTGCTGGCGGCGGCGGCGCGGGCGAAGCCGGCGGTGGCCGAGCGGATCGTGGCCGGGCTTGCCGCCGGGTGGCCCGCGGGCCGCGCCGCCGCACTCACCGCGGCCGAAGAGGAGGCCGTCGGGAAGTTACTCGGCACGCTCCCGGCGGCGTCGCGCGGGCGGCTGGTCAAGCTCGCCTCAACGTGGGGCGTGAAGGGCATCGAGGCCCAGCTCGCGGAACTCACGAAGGCCGCGTTCGCCACCCTCGCCGACGCCAGCGCGAAGGACGCCGACCGCGTCGCCGCGGCGCAGCAGGTGATCGAGTTCCGCCCGAGCGACGACGAGGCCGCGGCCAAGTTGCTCGCGGCGGTGACCGCGGACGCCTCACCGGCGCTGGCCGGCGGAATCTTCGAGGCGCTCGGACAATCTAAAGCCAAGGGCGCGACGGTCGCGGTGGTCGCGAAGCTGAAAGACCTGCCGGTCGGGGTGCGGTCCGCGGCGCTGCAACTGGTGCTCGCGAAGACCGACTCCACGAAGGCGTTCCTCGACGCCGTCGAGAAGGGGCAACTGCGGTTCGACCTGCTGGCGCTCGACCAGCGGCAGGCGCTCGCGTCGCACCCCGACAAGGAGATCGGCGCGCGTGCCCGCAAGATCCTCGAACTGGGCGGCGGGCTCCCGAACGCCGACCGGCAGAAGGTGATCGAGGAGCTGAAGACGGCGCTCGTGCGGACCGGGAACGTCGAGAACGGCAAGAAGATGTTCGTCGCGCACTGCGCGAAGTGCCACAAGCACGGCAGCGAGGGGACCGCCATCGGGCCGGAACTCACCGGGTTCGGCGTCCACCCGCGCGAGGAGCTGATGATCGCGATCCTCGACCCGTCCCGCAGCGTGGAGGGCAACTTCAAGCTGTACCGCCTGACGACGGTCGACGACCGCACCGTGATCGGCATCCTGGGGGCACAAACCGGAACGTCGGTGGAACTGATCGACGCCGAGGCCAAGCGGCACCAGTTCGCGAAGACCGACGTCGTGAGCATGCGGGAGACCGACAAGTCGCTCATGCCCGAGGGCTTCGAGAAGGTGATGAAGCCCGAGGAGCTGACCGACCTGCTGGAGTTCCTGGGGCAGAAGGGCAAGTACGTCCCGCTGCCGCTGGACAAGGCGGCGACGGTGGTCAGCACGAAGGACATGTTCTTCGACGCCGGCGGCACCGCGGAGCGGCTCGTGTTCCCGGACTGGAAGCCCAAGACGTTCGACGGCGTGCCGTTCGTGCTGGTGGACCCGCAGGGCGACAAGGTGAAGAACGTCGTCCTGCTGAACGGGCCGAACGGCGTCGTGCCGCCGAAAATGCCCAAGAGCGTGTCGCTGCCGTTCAACGGCAAGGCGAAGGCGGTCCACCTGCTGAGCGGCGTGGGCGGGTGGGCGGCCCAGCAGCCGGCGCGGAACGGCCCGGTGAGCATGACCGTGCGGCTCACCTACGACGACGGCAAGACCGAAGACCACGCGCTCCGCGACGGGGTCCACTTCGCCGACTACATCGGCAAGTTCGACGTGCCGGGGTCGAAGCTCGCGTTCACCCTGCGGGGCGGGCAGCAGGTCCGCTACCTGAGCGTGACCCCGAACCGCCCGGACGCGGTGGTGAAGACGATCGAACTCGTAAAGGGCTCCGACCGCTCCGCCCCGATCGTGGTGGCGGTGACCGTCGAAACGCCGTGA
- a CDS encoding ROK family transcriptional regulator, whose translation MSAITTIRPALVGKLNERQVLRVIQSRGSLSRAEVARESGLSAPTVSKAVESLLKAGLIEATDAPELTRGRPAPKLRLATTSAQVLGVAIDVCHCEVVSTGLDGALRDDTLTVPTPATYPELIDALTRAARTFMARPGVTTLGLGVSLPGLVDYRKGCGVLSPNVAITNNHCPAADLAERLGIECTVLQESHALCLAERHYGLAKGLDDFALLDVGAGVGLGIMSGGRLLKGRSGLAGEIGHFTAVPVGGRRCGCGNTGCLETVASDSALAWLASQKLGRTVNVDEVIDLARSGSVDLSAELREVAGFVAVGLAAVINLFNPATVFIHTPLFEIDEALFGTVVGRARERALPPSFADCTIVRAKGSKRQGAVAGIIQHLTDSVAPELV comes from the coding sequence ATGTCCGCGATCACCACGATTCGCCCCGCGTTGGTCGGGAAACTGAACGAGCGACAGGTGCTGCGCGTCATCCAGTCCCGCGGCTCCCTCTCGCGGGCGGAAGTGGCACGGGAGAGCGGGCTGAGCGCGCCGACCGTTTCCAAAGCGGTTGAGTCGCTGCTGAAGGCCGGGCTGATCGAAGCGACGGACGCGCCGGAACTCACGCGGGGCCGCCCCGCCCCGAAACTGAGACTCGCGACCACCTCCGCGCAGGTGCTCGGTGTCGCGATCGATGTCTGCCACTGCGAGGTGGTGTCCACGGGGCTCGACGGGGCGCTCCGCGACGACACGCTGACCGTACCGACGCCGGCGACCTACCCCGAACTGATCGACGCGCTCACCCGCGCGGCGCGAACGTTCATGGCCCGGCCCGGGGTGACCACGCTCGGCCTCGGCGTGAGCCTCCCGGGGCTGGTCGACTACCGCAAGGGGTGCGGGGTGCTGTCGCCCAACGTGGCGATCACCAACAACCACTGCCCCGCAGCGGATTTGGCCGAGCGGCTCGGGATCGAATGTACGGTGCTCCAGGAGTCGCACGCCCTGTGCCTCGCCGAGCGGCACTACGGGCTCGCCAAGGGGCTCGACGATTTTGCACTGTTGGACGTTGGCGCCGGCGTCGGTTTAGGGATCATGAGCGGCGGGCGTCTGTTGAAAGGACGGTCGGGCCTAGCGGGCGAGATCGGGCACTTCACCGCGGTGCCGGTGGGCGGGCGGCGGTGCGGGTGCGGTAACACCGGGTGCCTCGAAACCGTTGCCAGCGACTCCGCGCTGGCGTGGCTCGCGTCGCAAAAGCTCGGCCGCACGGTGAACGTCGACGAGGTGATCGACCTCGCGCGGTCCGGATCTGTGGACCTCAGCGCGGAGCTGCGCGAAGTGGCGGGGTTCGTGGCGGTCGGCCTGGCGGCGGTGATCAACCTGTTCAACCCGGCAACGGTGTTCATCCACACGCCCCTGTTTGAAATCGACGAGGCCCTCTTTGGCACGGTGGTCGGGCGGGCGCGTGAGCGGGCGCTGCCGCCGTCGTTCGCGGACTGCACCATTGTGCGTGCGAAGGGGAGCAAGCGGCAGGGGGCCGTCGCCGGGATCATCCAGCACCTGACCGATTCGGTAGCACCGGAACTGGTGTAA
- a CDS encoding carbon storage regulator: protein MLVLSRKLGEKIFIGDNICITVVDIDRGKIRLGIEAPRDVPIYRQELLPLEQQKQRADAAGQPNVPTVS, encoded by the coding sequence ATGCTCGTTCTCAGTCGCAAACTGGGTGAAAAGATCTTCATCGGCGACAACATCTGCATCACGGTCGTTGACATCGATCGCGGCAAGATTCGGCTCGGAATCGAGGCCCCGCGGGACGTGCCCATCTACCGGCAGGAGTTACTGCCCCTGGAACAACAAAAGCAGCGTGCTGACGCCGCCGGACAACCGAACGTGCCGACCGTCTCTTGA
- a CDS encoding alpha/beta hydrolase family esterase yields MRHASVSIGVHPHWPEAICVYPQGLNTPVKLTDPEGKKSGWQITAGEQNDRDLKFFDAMLKSLRADYKVDETRVYVTGHSNGGRFTQLLWAERGDVFAAVAPSGTTAVGLTKSFKPKPCLHIAGEKDELVKFAWQKQTMDAVRKLNGCESEGAPWDKEKTPAGVVYASKRGTPFVELVYPGGHTFPTDGAERIVTFFKQHAKK; encoded by the coding sequence ATGAGGCACGCGTCCGTGTCGATCGGGGTTCACCCGCACTGGCCGGAGGCCATCTGCGTGTACCCGCAAGGGCTCAACACGCCCGTCAAACTTACCGACCCCGAAGGCAAGAAGAGCGGGTGGCAGATCACCGCCGGCGAGCAGAACGACCGCGACCTGAAGTTCTTCGACGCGATGCTGAAGTCGCTCCGCGCGGACTACAAAGTGGACGAAACGCGGGTGTACGTCACCGGGCACTCGAACGGCGGCCGGTTTACGCAACTCTTGTGGGCCGAGCGCGGGGACGTGTTTGCGGCGGTCGCGCCGTCGGGCACGACTGCCGTCGGTTTAACGAAATCGTTCAAGCCAAAGCCGTGCTTACACATCGCGGGTGAGAAGGACGAACTGGTCAAGTTCGCGTGGCAAAAGCAGACGATGGATGCGGTGCGGAAGTTGAACGGCTGCGAATCCGAAGGAGCGCCGTGGGACAAAGAGAAGACCCCGGCGGGCGTGGTTTACGCTTCGAAACGCGGAACGCCGTTCGTGGAGTTGGTGTATCCGGGTGGGCACACGTTTCCGACCGACGGGGCGGAGCGGATCGTCACGTTCTTCAAACAGCACGCGAAAAAGTGA